tttgaatttttaatttttcaatacaAAAgccaaaaactttccccttattTATATAGTCTACAAATATCATAGCAGTATTACTCCATTTCATATGTAGACATAAGGATTCTCTCAACTAGTTcatcttttttctttctgaagCAGTGAAGGTTAGTCTTCTTCCATGTAATCTTAgtattgttatttgtttttttctctctcGTTAACAAAACAAACAGATCTAGGGTTGTTTGGTGGTCGCTGCTCCACCCTCCTTGCTGGGCGGCAACCCCGCACCTCATTCCTCTTTCCTTCTTTCCCATGACTTATCTCCTTCCCTGTCCGTTTTCAAGGGCATGGCATTGATGGATCTTCTTCCCTACATCAGCAGCCACCAGCCGCGCCCTCCAGTCGTTGCCCACCTTTGTGCCGTCCTTGATCCTCTATGTTCGACCATCATTTGTGCGCCTCTCCTATTCCTTTTCTATGCTCTCACTTCTTGTACAGGTCTCGTTCTCATATCTATGGCTTCGGTTGCTCGATGTGGCCCCCACCACGGTTGTTATCCTTGGTAGTGGGTTACGAGCTTTTGAGGGCGTGTTTGTGAGTAGTTTGGGGTTGAGagagggtgtttagggttttctCCTCTGCATAGTGATTCTAGAGCGGTGGTTTGGGGGATCTGGTGGCTAGTGATTTTTGGGTCTACTTTGGGTTTTATTTCTGAGTCGGTGACGGAAGTGCTTTCCGTCGAGATGCAAATGGGTCTCTATCGTGTTTAAAGGTAGTTGTAGGGTGCGATGCGACTTATAGGATCTCGTTTTGTCAAACTTGTCATTGCTTCTCATTTCAAGGTGGAGGTCATCCCTAGCGACCGCTTTCTGTAGGGTTTTGGCTGGAAGTTTTCTTTGAGGGTTGTTGTTGCGGGTCTGGGGGTGGTTTTGAGGCTTTGATGGCGATGCCATCAACTACTGGTTGTTGCTTGCTCATTTGGTTTCTTTGTCTTATCTAGTTTTTAACTTTctggtttcattttctttagaATATTGGTCTTAATTTTTTGGCGTTTTGTTGGGTTAATGTTGTTAAATCTTTTGGTTTTCATGATTGGGTTGAGACTTTGTTTTAGTAGGTTTTGTGCGGCTTGATATGATCCAACTTCAGTTAAACCATTTTCCATTTTCCGATCTCAAATGACAACCTCTTTAAGCTGTGTTGACGTTAGAGATTGATTGCTTGGCGTTAAAGTGCACTTTAATGCTAGTGGGCTTTGTGTTTGAGGTTTATAAGGGTTTGTTGGCTCTAGTAGTTTGGGTTTTGCCAGCTTTTTATTTACTTGGTCACTATACCCATATTGAGGAGAGttgtttctcaatttttttatatatttcaatatattttttcttttaaaaaagaatattattatttgtaTGTTGTTTCTACTACTACTGTTGTTGCTGCTTTTGATATGACTACTATTACTACTACAAGAATTTAGAAACTTGAATTGGCACGAGAAGAGATTTCTAGTtaaactaattaataattatatgtattttcatatataaatcCCCAATATATATTCTCTGTGTTTAAATAGATCAACTTCATCTCGAGAATCCTTGAagattttagttttattttcattttcctcctccttcttttCTTTATTGTCTTCGTCCCCCGTTTTCTGTTGGTATCCTTACTTTAACTCTTCTTATCTCATGTATTTCTATCAAATGATTATACCCACAAACACATATACATTGATAATGTTGGGTAGGCACTCATTTGGTGTTTCATCCAAATGTGAAAGGGGAGAAAGGAATAACTGAGAGGAGGATCCAAAGATGTTTGAGTGTTAAAAAATTGGGAGTGTGTACCCACATATACAAACACACACTGATATGTTTTTATGTGATTGATCAGGATGAAAATGGAGAATCATAAGAAAGTAGAACAGCTACCAGACTGGTCGAATATGTCCACAGAGATATTGGAGCAGTTTTGCAAGCGCTTGACAATTCCAAACCAAGTTCGATTCAGTAGTGTGTGCAAGTCTTGGCTTTCTGCTAATACGTCAAAGAAAGCCTACCATTGGATCCCTGACGCACCATGGCTCGTCAGCAAAGACTACACCAATGCTCAATTTCAGGTTATGATTATTGATTTTTACATACTTAAATTGTATATAGATATGACACGACATACAcccttattttatatttatctcTCGTTACAATCACATTATATATCACATATCAAAATTTATGTTCCTAAATTTTTGCCCATCACTTTATCATGGACGTCAAATAAGAATTGCCTCATCCATGTACATTAGGCATATTTTTTTAAGTGGTATGCAAGATTTCATTGGTGCAACGAGAAAATGAGACAAAATCTATTACATAATATTTTCATCCATATATCACATCGAGCATTTACCTACCATATTTTCCTTTTTGGCTCATTTTACTACTCGATTGGTTTTTACTAAACATTTTGTTTCAGGTCATAAGCAACACAGATAAGCAAGCCTACAAGATTTTCAAGCCCTTCAAACCCTTGCCAGACACTTTAATTGTAGGGTCCTTCAAAGGCTGGTTGATCCTTAATTCCAAATTTAAGCTCTTCATTCTCAACCTCTTCTCGAAACTTCACCTTGACCTCCCTTATCATAGTACAGTCGGAATCAATGACATTCACTCACCGTGCGCTTTTTCTTTATCAATGTGTCCCAACATGAACCCTACCGCAGCTGCAATGGTCACGTATGGTGGTTGCTTAGGGTGGTGCAAGGTAGGTGATACTGCATGGAAATATCACTACACAACTGGCGAGTTCTATGCCAATGTCACTTTTAACAATGACAAGCTTTATGTTGTGGACCGAGACGGCAAGAAGGTGAAAATGTTCAAGTATGATGAGGGAGTGCTCATTCAGGTttgcaaattattttttttatatgccatttatatataatattaattaatgatATATGCTTGACGGAAAAGTAAGAGGTTGAAAGTAAAGTATTATGAGATAGTCTCTTATTAATAcgtttaatttattatttatggGGCTAAAATCAATGCAATAGAGGTATTGGATAAATGAGTTTATCATAATAGCTATAGCTTATTATGTTTCATCTTGCAGGTTGGTAGTGTGGAATCCCCCAGGCCTAGTGGAAACCTTCTTCAATCAGCAACTATTGACATGAGAATCTACTTGGTGGTATGTGGAGGAAAGGTTTTGGTTGTGGGGAGGATCGATGATTACACCAAAGCTCTCAAACCAAACGTGAAATTTGTAATTTCAATGGTGGAAGAGAGTTCTAGCATGCTAGTGAAGGTGCAAAGTTTAGATGATCATGTTTTGTTTGTGTCGAACTCAAACATTGAATGTCTTGATGCTAAGTATTGTTCGGGGTTTCGGCGCAACTGTGTGTACTTCACTTGCTACTTTAAACATTACATCACTTCTGAAGTGAAAGAGTTTTCAGTTGCGAATGGAGTTGTACTTAGGAGTATTCTTTCCATGGGCCACCATATGTACTCTCCGATTTGGGTGTTGCCTAGGTTTCCATTTGATTGTGACTGTGAGAAGTGCACCTCTGCACAGTGGATAACGCctgagaaaatggaggaaaaactTGTGCTGGAACTTAAGCAACGTAGAATCGTTTATTTGTGAGGAGTTGTTAGTCTTTCTAATGTACTTTTAGAGTGAAGTTTACAAAATAATACAATGTTATCTTGCATGTTTCGAATTTGATACTAAATAATCTTCCTAtgttttattcattaatatatTAGTTCATTTATTTGCATGATTAACACACGTATGCACATTTGTTGATGGAGTAAAAATTATTTCAGTGCTTTTCACCTCCTTAGTATAGCTAGAAGCTACTACTGCTAATTTTcctctgtaacaaaaaaaaaaaaaaagaagctaCTACTGCTTCTTGCAACCAATATTTACCTTCATTGGTTCCTGAGTACATAAAGTTGTAGTAGTTCATTTTTTCA
This is a stretch of genomic DNA from Lotus japonicus ecotype B-129 chromosome 1, LjGifu_v1.2. It encodes these proteins:
- the LOC130740811 gene encoding putative F-box protein At4g17565 — its product is MENHKKVEQLPDWSNMSTEILEQFCKRLTIPNQVRFSSVCKSWLSANTSKKAYHWIPDAPWLVSKDYTNAQFQVISNTDKQAYKIFKPFKPLPDTLIVGSFKGWLILNSKFKLFILNLFSKLHLDLPYHSTVGINDIHSPCAFSLSMCPNMNPTAAAMVTYGGCLGWCKVGDTAWKYHYTTGEFYANVTFNNDKLYVVDRDGKKVKMFKYDEGVLIQVGSVESPRPSGNLLQSATIDMRIYLVVCGGKVLVVGRIDDYTKALKPNVKFVISMVEESSSMLVKVQSLDDHVLFVSNSNIECLDAKYCSGFRRNCVYFTCYFKHYITSEVKEFSVANGVVLRSILSMGHHMYSPIWVLPRFPFDCDCEKCTSAQWITPEKMEEKLVLELKQRRIVYL